The proteins below come from a single Pedobacter aquae genomic window:
- a CDS encoding Crp/Fnr family transcriptional regulator, with the protein MMLDNFKNYIQKHSDITDEQFLEISHYLKSKSIKKGDFVLRQGEICSSSFFVSKGLLRSYTIDEQGKEHIIQFAPEDWMIVDRSSFFFNEPSELFIDAVEDTELVMLNEDFITLASNISTVYRAFNHKALHSHIRHLQKRVNLLLGATAEQRYLDFIKLYPELTLRLPQWMIASYLGLTPESLSRVRKELARRNFKPH; encoded by the coding sequence ATGATGCTTGATAACTTTAAAAACTATATCCAAAAGCATTCTGATATTACTGATGAGCAATTTTTAGAAATTAGCCATTATTTAAAATCTAAATCTATTAAAAAAGGTGATTTTGTATTGCGGCAAGGAGAAATTTGTAGCTCTTCTTTCTTCGTATCAAAAGGTTTATTACGTTCTTACACCATTGATGAGCAAGGGAAGGAACATATTATCCAATTTGCGCCAGAAGATTGGATGATTGTAGATAGAAGCAGCTTTTTTTTTAATGAACCTTCTGAATTGTTTATTGATGCTGTAGAAGATACCGAATTGGTGATGCTAAATGAAGATTTTATCACCCTAGCCAGTAATATCAGTACGGTTTACAGGGCTTTTAACCATAAAGCATTGCATAGCCATATTAGGCATTTACAAAAAAGAGTAAATCTTTTATTGGGCGCTACTGCAGAGCAACGTTATCTAGATTTTATAAAACTTTATCCAGAACTTACATTACGTTTACCACAATGGATGATAGCTTCTTACTTAGGGTTAACGCCAGAATCTTTAAGTAGGGTACGTAAAGAATTAGCGAGAAGAAATTTCAAACCTCATTAA